The window GTTCTCATTGGTAGAACCATCAGGCGCTAATTTCATGGAGTCTGTTTTTAGGTTTGAACTAGGACTACATGTAGCTTGCAGGATTTTCACTAATTGTGGATAGTGTTGTCTCTATCTTTAGGATGGTGATCTAATTAATCTTCTTTATGTCCATCAAATTATATTATGTAATGCACAGTCATTCGAGTGCCTCCCCACTCCCTTCTCCCTCGCAGCCGCACGCGCACACTGTTATAAAACCAGCCCGATATATACCTCGAAAACCGAACGTGGAAGAAACGCCATAGAAGATCTAAACATGAAGGCGACACTGAGGcatgatatttgttaacgaggttcagtCAAAACCTACATCCCCAGAGCACTGATTACGAGCGGTcttccccgatccagcatattacagTGTATCCGGGTATTCACGACCCTCCATCGGCTAGGCCGTCGGTCAGTCGTATCCATACCTATGCTATTGTCGTCTTGCGGTTACAACCAAGATAAAATCTGACTCTTACTCTAGTCCaaacacctattacaactccaagtcctaaattgcaaccgactacgtacacatattcgacacaaaacTCTAACAAACTACACCTTGGCGAATATGCCACGTCAACCTGAAATTATCCCTTGCGCGAACATCCGTGTACCTTGACTTGGGAGGGATGGGGCGGTGGTTAGGGGATGAGCGGAGGAAATCGTCATCGGTGGCAGTGTGGATCGGTGCGATGGGTAGAGGCGTATGAGCAATGGGACGACGACTTTGGTGGCGGCGAAGGGAGCAGGGTTGGAAGGTGGGCGGCAAAAGGGGAGCCGGCGCGCGTGCGACGGAGCGCGAAGAGAGTGGATGCACGAATGGGTGGTTGGAGCGCGATACAAGGATTGGGCATTTTGGAGTGTTGATCTTGTGGGAGGATCTTAGGAAACAACTTAGCTGTTTGATTGTTCAGGACTCACCACCAAAAATATCGGTTTTCTAAGTAGCAGAGATTTTTAGATCCATGACTTGTTAAAGTGTATTATTCTGATTTCAAATTACCCGATCTTACATAACATTGACATGgtatgtcatacacacattccTATCCCATTTTTTTCATTATTATTCtctatgtttttgtttttttcccctctttttttatttcttacacacgaagaggaaggaagaagagaaaggggagaaaaaggaaaaataaaaggagaaaaagaatgGAAAATTTCCAAATACCCCTCTAAACTTTAAATAGAAGTCCGTTTAACGCCTTAAACTTTAAAACCGGACATCCAACCCTCTAAATTTTGTAAAACCGTTCTTATTACTCAAGGTggttttgaaaaaagaaaaataaaaggagaaaaagaattAGCACCCACGTGATATATGACACAAGAAAATCGTGGCAATTTAGAATTGGAATAACCTTCATAATAAGTTTAAGTAATTGGAAGATGTATTTTAATAAGAGTTCAAATAGAAGCCCGCGTTGAAAATGAAACCGTAAGACGTGCAAACTCACCGAAAACAAatctcatcgtcgtcgtcgtcatcaccatcgtcatcatcatctgaTCCCCCCACGAGGCCCCCAGTGGTCCTGCACCTTCTCCATCTCCCCCCACAATAATAACAGCAGCAGCATCCACGACTCGATAATTCCCGCAAAGCGGAAGCCAAACCCAAACAAACCCCAACCTGCAACCCAACGCAGACGAGTCGTCCAAGCAACCACCACCCGCGCCCacctctgctctgctctgctctcctCGCCGATGGATCGCGCCCGCCTCGCCGTGCTCTCCGCCCAcctcgcctcccccgccgccgcctgcggggaggcggacgcggcggggCCGCTGGAGAGGTCGGCGGCGTCTGcgggggcgcgaggcggcgcgctGGCGGTGGTGGATGGGAGGACGGGGAAGAGGTACGAGGTCAAGGTGTCGGACGAGGGGACCGTGCGCGCCACCGACTTCAAGAAGGTAGGAGCGCTACGCTTACTGCTGGCTTCTTCGTTGCCGCGACCTGCGCCGTGATCCGCGCCGGGTTATGTGGGGGGTGTTGCGGGATTTCGGGATGCGGGTTTTGGTTGGTGGATCAAGCTGGATTTCTGTGGAATCGGCTTGGATTAGGGGATTGCGATCTTGGTTGTGCTCAATTTTCGTCTGCTGCTAGTGATTGGGTGACAAAACCGATGTGTAAATTTCGCCCAATCGCCACCCCCCTTTGGACAAATCTTCTCCCTGGAGATGTCAGAAAGTCGAAACTAGCATGATTATTGAGTTTAGTTCCTCATTATAGTGTCTGTATGGATGTAGGTGTGGCGATTTCTAATTGTTATCCTGGTTGACTTCGATGAGGTCGCAGCTTACCCGTTTGTTCACAATGAAGTTATCCTAAATCTTCTAGTGCTTGCATGTGACTTCGTAGTTGTAGTAAATTGTTCTGCTTGATTGGCAGGTACTTCTTGCGAACAAACTAGAATGCAACTACCGAATTATTAGATAACTATGCAAATGTTACTTCACTACCTTTTGGTTTAGGACTAAAATTTCAAGAGAATGTGTGGACAGCTCAAGCTCTGTGCATATTATGATGCCTTTGCTATATGAGATCATCCCAGAGttaaataggattttttttgggTTAATTGTTGCAGATTACCACTGGAAAGGACGACAAGGGTCTTAAGATCTATGATCCTGGTTATCTCAACACAGCCCCAGTTCGCTCATCCATCTGCTACATTGATGGGGATGAGGGAATTCTTCGTTACAGGGGATACCCAATTGAAGAGTTGGCTGAAAGCAGCTCATTTGTTGAGGTGGCCTACCTCCTGAGTAAGTGTTCTGCACCTTTATTTCCTCTTTAATGCAAATGTAGTTTTTGTTGTTGAAAACATGTTTGCTCTTGCAGTGTACGGAAGTTTGCCTACCCAGAGCCAATTGGCTGGATGGGAATTTGCGATTTCTCAGCACTCTGCTGTTCCCCAGGGACTCTTGGTATGTTTTGCCATCTTATTGTGTATCATTGCAGTATATATGGACAGCTTTTCTGTTTAATTTGTACTAATAACTAATGGCTTGGTGTTCTTTTAACGTTGACAGGATATCATACAAGCAATGCCTCATGACGCTCATCCCATGGGTGCCCTTGCCAGTGCAATGAGCACGCTTTCTGTCTTCCATCCGGATGCAAACCCTGCTCTTAGAGTAAGCACTCTCTAAATGCACTAATTGAGCTAGTTGTTTCTTCACATGATTTTACTTAACATGATAGAATCAGCCAAAAATTGGATTTTTTAATATCTGAATTATGTATGCACCATCTGTTATGTGTAATAGTTTGCTGTTGTTAATGACATATATTGTACTCGTGTAGGGTCAAGATCTTTACAAGTCGAAGCAGGTTAGGGATAAGCAGATTGTGCGAGTACTTGGGAAGGTATGACTTAAGAAATCCGATTATTCTTGTACTAGTGAAGTTAATCGAGGATAATTTCCCAGTTAAATGATACACCCTCTTTCTTGAATTAGTGAAGTGATAAAATAGCCAGAGATATTCTATGGAAGGTCATGATGCATATCACAATGATGTTTCTCTTTTAGATTTATATAATGTTATTTTTCCGGAAACAAGCACTGCCGGGCAAAGCCCAGCAGTTAGCTTTATATATGTTTGGTTTTACTAATAATTGATGCAATATTAACTTGATTTTCTGTATAGGCACCAACAATTGCAGCTGCAGCGTACTTGAGATTAGCTGGAAGACCTCCTATCCTTCCTACAAATAGTCTCTCTTATTCAGAGAACTTCTTGTATATGCTAGACTCTTTGTAAGTCACATCACTTTGGAATTATTTGTATTCTGTTCTCTCATGTGctctttcatttttcttttgttagaAATCAATAAGCAATTCAATTTTGTGATTGACTTCATTTTCCTTTTCGACTGTGATGCAGGGGTGACAAAGAATACAAGCCAAATCCTAGACTTGCTAGGGTTCTAGATATCCTTTTTATTCTCCATGCTGAACATGAAATGAACTGCTCTACAGCTGCTGCTAGGCACCTTGCTTCAAGGTAGATAATGCCATTCATTCTAAGAATTGGGAGTCTGACCTTGCCTGATTATTTATCCTGTGTTTACAGTGGTGTTGATGTCTTCACTGCTCTTTCTGGTGCTGTTGGAGCTCTATATGGTCCACTGCATGGTGGTGCAAATGAGGTAAACAATGCTGAGCAATGAGCAGTTGTCACTTTTGTTTCTTGCATTGGACTGCTAATAGTTTATATACACATTCATCATCAGAATCTAAGGATCAAGCTCACAAGTAACAAAGACATACAGTCTATGTACTCTATAAATTTGTTCTGTTAACAATGTAAATAAGTCACCTCCTTGATAGAGAGGTTTTTATTTTCttggatttttttatataattgaaAATTTAGTTCTAAAACCTTTGTTTCGCTTTAACCTTGACTCTACA of the Oryza sativa Japonica Group chromosome 2, ASM3414082v1 genome contains:
- the LOC4328812 gene encoding citrate synthase 3, peroxisomal produces the protein MDRARLAVLSAHLASPAAACGEADAAGPLERSAASAGARGGALAVVDGRTGKRYEVKVSDEGTVRATDFKKITTGKDDKGLKIYDPGYLNTAPVRSSICYIDGDEGILRYRGYPIEELAESSSFVEVAYLLMYGSLPTQSQLAGWEFAISQHSAVPQGLLDIIQAMPHDAHPMGALASAMSTLSVFHPDANPALRGQDLYKSKQVRDKQIVRVLGKAPTIAAAAYLRLAGRPPILPTNSLSYSENFLYMLDSLGDKEYKPNPRLARVLDILFILHAEHEMNCSTAAARHLASSGVDVFTALSGAVGALYGPLHGGANEAVLKMLNEIGSVENIPDFIEGVKNRKRKMSGFGHRVYKNYDPRAKVIRKLAEEVFSIVGRDPLIEVAVALEKAALSDDYFVKRKLYPNVDFYSGLIYRAMGFPTEFFPVLFAIPRMAGWLAHWKESLDDPDTKIMRPQQVYTGVWLRHYTPVRERVPASQGEQLGQIATSNATRRRRAGSAL